The genomic DNA CGATGATGAGCGCTGGTCAGGGTTTGCAGGTGGCCGTCCCGGTCGCCGCATGGGACGTGCCTTCGCCGGCATGCGGCCGGCGTCGTCGAGCGCGCGGCGCAACAGGAACTCGATCTGCGCGTTGACGCTCCGCAGGTCGTCGGCGGCCCATTTGGCCAGCGCCCGGTACACCTCGGGGTCGATCCGGAGCGGGACCGCCTTGCGGCCCCGCTCCGGTCGCTCGCCCGCGGCGGGGCGCTCGGGGGAGTCGGTCGAGCCCACTAGCTGTACAGGCTCCCCGTGTTCACGACGGGCGTGGTGCGGCTGTCGGAGCACAGCACCACCAGCAGGTTCGAGACCATCGCGGCGCGGCGCTCGTCGTCGAGCTCGACGGTGCCGTTCGCCTCGAGCCGGGTCAGCGCGTTCTCGACGATGGCGACGGCACCCTCGACGATCTTCTCCCGCGCCGCGAGCAGCGCGGAGGCCTGTTGCCGCTGCAGCATCGCCTGCGCGATCTCGGGGGCGTAGGCCAGCGACGAGATGCGGGCCTCGAGGATCTCCAGGCCGGCCAGTTCGACGCGGGCGGCGACCTGCTCGGCCAGCTCCGCGGCGACCTGATCGGTCGATCCGCGCAGCGAGGTCGCTCCGGCGACCGCGTCGTCGGCGTCGTACGGGTGGCTGGTGGTCACGTGTCGGAGAGCGGACTCCGCCTGGGAGACGATGAACTCCTCGTAGTCCTCCACCGCGAAGGTGGCGCGGGCGGTGTCCGCGACCTGCCAGACGATGATCGACGCGATGTTCACGGGGTTGCCGGTCGAGTCGTTGACCTTGAGCTCCGCGGTCTCGAAGTTGTGCACGCGCACCGACAGCCGTTGCCGGCTGGTCAGTGGCAGCACGAGGCCGAGGCCCTGGGTGCGGACGGTGCCAACGTACCGGCCGAAGAGCTGCACGACGAGGGTGTGCCCGGGCGCGACGACCACGACCATGCTGATGAGCAGCAGCGCCGCGATGCCGAGTAGCACGCTCACCACGATCAGCGCGGGCGTCTGCGCCGATATCGACAGCACCACGAGGCCGACGGCCCCGCCGACGAGCGTGAGGAAGCCGAAGAACGCCGCCACCGCGGCACCCGCCCCGGCGTGCCATGCCGACCGCTCCGTGATCGCCACCTGCGTGTCCTCGGGTTGAACGATGCCTGTCATCACCCCTCCTTATTCTGATATCACTTAACTAAGTGATATCAGTTTTTCTTTCGCGATGTCAAGGATGCGTCAGGGACCCGTCAACATCCCTTTCCGGCCGAACGCACGCGCAATAGCGTTCCGAGACATGACCTTCCTGCTGATCGTGACGGGCGTTCTGCTGTTGATGCGCCTGGTCAACGAGCTGTACTACCGGCGCTCCGAGGGGCTTCCGATCGAATCGGCCTGAACCGAAGGCTTGACCTCAACCGGGGTTGATACGCGAGCCTGGACGCATGGCTGACGACCTCGCGCGGGATCCCTCCCGCGACCTTCCGGACATCCTCGGCGACGGCGCGCCCGGCGACGCCACGGCGATCGTGGACTTCGTGGCCGAGGTGCTCGAGGCGCAACGCGCCGGCAGTGTCCCGCGCGTGCGCTCCCTGTTCCGCGACGACGCGGTGTGGACCACCGCCCACGGCCGTCGCCTGCACGGTCGCGCCGCGATCGACGCCTTCCTCGCGCGCACGGTCAGCGGCTCGATGGCGCGCGGCGCCGCCGATTACGTCGTGGAGCGGGTGCTGTTCATCCGTCCGGACGTGGCCGCCGTGAGCGTGCGGGTGCGGCCGCTCGGTCCCGACGGTGCGCCGCATCCCGCGGTCCCGGACGCGGCGCCGCTGTACGTGCTGTCCAAGGACGATGGCGCCTGGCGCATCGCGGCCGCCCAGTCGACGGCCGTCTTCGACGATCCGGCCGCGCAGGAGCGCCGCGCCGGGTAGCGTTCGCCCGGCGTCCGGCGCGGCGCCGCCCGTTTCGGTGTTCCCGCGAAACCGCCCCTCCGCAAAACTGGAACGTGTTACAGTTCTGCCCACGAACCGTGGGCGTCGAGTTGTCCTGCCTGGGCTTTTCCGGTGGCGCCGCGGGAGAGGGGTAGCACCATGGCGACATCACAGCCCGACACCGACGACCGGATCGATGAGGCGGTCGAGACCGGCGCCGCGGCGACCGAGTCCGAGGCGCGGACGCCCGGGGCGTCCGAGACCACGGCGAAGGTCACCACCGCGAAGCCGTCCAGATCCGCCCCGAGCGGGCGGCCCGGGCCGGCGGCGGAGAAGTCCGACGCGGCGGCTCCGCGCGGCATCGTCGTCACCCCGATGATGCTCGGCCTCTCGGGCGTCCTCGTTCTCCTCGCGGTGGCGGCCACGGCCTTCGGTTTCCTCTGGCAGTCGGCCGAGTCCGATCGGGACGCCGCCCTCGATCAGGTGGCCGCCGTCACCGAGACGCAGGAGACGAACGCCCGCGCCGAGGACATCGCGAAGAAGTACGCGATCGGCGCCGCCACCATCGACTACCAGAACCTCGGCGCGTGGCGCACCGCGCTCACCGCCGGCACCACGGACGAGCTCGCGAACCAGCTCCGCGAGGCGTCGACGCAGTTCGAGCAGGTCGTCGTGCCGCTGCAGTGGCAGTCCACCGCGACGCCGCTCGGCACCATCGTCGCGTCCAACAAGGACGGCCTGATCACGCTCAACGTCTTCGTCAACATGATCACCAAGAGCACGCAGCGCCCCGAGGGCATCCCCTCGACGGCCACCTACACGCTGACGATCGACACCAAGCAGGACTGGAAGATCAGCGACGTGCGCGGCATGGACGCCGCCCTCGCCGGCAAGTAACGGCGCACCACGAAACGGCGCGGCCCTCCGGGGCCGCGCCGTTCGTTCGTGCGGGGAGTGCTGATCAGGGCTGGCCGGGGAGCAGCTGCACCATGAGACCCTCGGCGTCCGCCAGCAGGGTCCCGTCCTCCTCGGTGAGCCGCGCGGTCACGAAGGTCTTGCGGCCGTCCACGCGGTCGACCGTGCCCTCGACCACCAGCGGCACGTCGAGCGGTGTCACCTTGCGGTAGTTGACGTGCAGGTACGCGGTGCGGCTGATGGGCCGCTTCGCGGCGAACACCACGTTGCCGAAGTTGTCGTCGAAGATCAGCGGCAGGACGCCGCCGTGGGCGACGCCACCGCCGCCCAGGTGGTAGCGCCGCAGCACGCCGCGAGCGACGACGGACTCCGCGTCGAACTTCTCGACGCGGAAGGGCGGCATCAGCAGGCTGCCGCGTCCGGGCAGCGACATGCTGCGGTTCGCGGGCCCGTTGCCCTCGCGCGCCTGATAGGGCGCGAGCAGTTCGACCAGTTCCGCGGCCCGATCGCGCGCGGCGGCGTACACCTCGTCGGGGGCGTCGATGCTCACCGCGAGGTCCTGCAGCCGCCGCATGTGCTCGACGAACTCGCCGAACGCGGGCGGCGGCGTGGCCTCTTTGAAGCGCGGGATCTCGCTCCGCAGGTCCACCTTGTCCGCATCCGACTCGCTCATCCGTCAGACCTTACTCAGGACCAAACCGCTGGTCGGAACCCCGGTCCCGGCGGTGACCACGGCCCGCTCGGCGCCCGGTACCTGGTTGGCCGCCGTCCCGCGCAGCTGTCGCACGGCCTCGGCGATGCCGTTCATCCCGTGGATGTACGCCTCGCCGAGTTGTCCACCGTGCGGGTTCAGCGGCAGGGCCCCGTCGAGTTCGCAGGTCCCGGCCGCCAGGTACGACGGGGCCTCGCCCCGCCCGCAGAAGCCGAGCTCCTCGAGCTGCATGAGCACGTAGGGGGTGAAATGGTCGTACAGCACGGCCAGGTCCATGTCCGACGGTGCCATTCCCGCCTGGGCCCACAGTTGCCCGCCGACGACGCCCATCTCCGGCAGGCCGGTGAGGCCGTCGCGGTAGTAGCTCGTCATTACGTACTGATCGGGCCCGCTGCCCTGTGCCGCCGCGGCGATCACCGCCGGGGTCCGCCTCAGGTCGCGGGCCCGCTCGGCGCTCGTGATCACCAGCGCCACGCCGCCGTCCGACTCCTGGCAGCAGTCCAGCAGGTGCAGCGGCTCTGCGACGTAGCGCGATGCCTGGTGCTCCTCCAACGTGATCGGCTTGCCGAAGAACCAGGCCTTCGGGTTGGTCGCGGCCCGCGCGCGGTCGAGCACGGCGACGCGGCCGAAGTCCTCGCTGGTGGCGCCGTAATCGTGCATGTAGCGCCGGGCCGCCATCGCGACGGTGGCCGCCGGGGTGGCGATCCCGGCGGGGTAGTGGAAGGCGTTGTCGATGCCGTTCGTGTTCACCTGCTGCGCAGCGGCGTTCGAGACCTGCCCGAAGCGGTGCCCGGACCGTTCGTTGAAGGCGCGGTAGGCCACCACCACGTCGGCGACGCCGGTCGCCACGGCCATGGCCGCCTGCTGCACCGTGGCGGCGGCGGCGCCGCCGCCGAAGTTGATGCGGCTGAAGAACGTCAGCTCGGGGATCCGCAGCTCGCGCGCCACGGCGATCTCCGAGTTGGTGTCCATGGTGAAGGTCACCAGCCCGTTCACGTCCTGCGGCGTGAGCCCGGCGTCGTCCAGTGCGGCACGGACGCACTCGACGGCCAGGCGCAGCTCGCTGCGGCCGGAGTCCTTGGAGAACTCGGTGGCGCCGATGCCGGCGATCGCGGCCCTGCCGCTCAGCCCGCTCATGCCGGCAGCACCACGGTCGCGGTGCCCGAGATGTGGTCGCCCAGGCTGTCCTTCGCCGTCACCGCGATGGTGACGGCGGCACCGTCGACAGCGGTGACCGAGCCCGAGAAGTGCAGGGTGTCGCCGGCGTAGCAGGGTGCGCCGAGTCGGATGGAGATGTTCCGCACGAAGGCCTCCGGGCCCGCCCAGTCGGTCACGTACTTCTGGACCAGGCCGTTGTCGGTGAGGATGTTGACGAAGATGTCCTTGCTGCCGCGCGCGTGGGCCGCGTCGCGGTCGTGGTGCACGTCCTGGAAGTCGCGGGTCGCGATGGCGGTGGTCGCCACGAAGGTGGTGCTCGCGTGGATCGTCATGGGCGGCAGCGCGGTGCCGACGGTGACCGCCGCCGCGCGCAGGGTGGTGGGGTAGCTCATCGGGCCTCCCAGGCGGGCAGGGTCAGGTCGTCGTCATCGCGGAGCGAAGGGGGGTACGTCACCGGGCCTCCCAGGCGGGCAGGGTCAGATCATCATCGACCCGCAGAAACACAGCTCGGACGGGCATCCCGATCTGCACGGTCGCGGGGTCCACGTCGATGAGCTCGCCGAGTACGCGCACGCCCTCGTCGAGTTCCACGAGCGCCACCACGAACGGCAGGCGCTTGCCGGGGACCTTGGGGTGGTGATGCACCACGAAGCTGAAGACGGTGCCGGTGCCGGGGGAGACCACGTAGTCGGGGGTTCGATCGACGTCGCCGCCCGGGTCCATCGGGCCCGGCGGATGGCGGAGCGTCTCGCCCCAGCGTTGGATCCGCAGCTCGCCCGCCTTGGCGCCCTCCCAGTAGAAGGCGGTGTCGCGCGAGATCACCGGCCGCAGTACGCCACCCGCGTAGGCGGAGGCGTCCACGATGCGGCCGCTCGGCCCGGCTTCGGGCACAACGGCTTCGGGGGCATCGGGTGGTTCCGCGGCGGGCGGGCGGAACTTGAGAATGCGGAAGATCATCTCGGCGACCACCTCGTCGCCGACGCGCCACAGCGTGCGGGTGGTGAAGAACCAGCCTTCGCCGAGCCCGGTCTTCTTGGGGCCCACCACGTCCTCGAGCCGCGACGACGCGGTGATCTCCTCGCCGGGCCGCACGTGCCGGTGGTAGGTCTGGTCCGAGTTGGTGGCGACCACGGAGGTGAAGCCGAGTTCGTCGAGGGCGGCGGTCATGAGGCCGAGCGGGTCGTCGTCGGCGCGCTCGCCGTGCAGGCCTCGCATCGACCACACCTGTGCCATCGCGGGCGGCGCCACCGGCCCGCCGAACACCGACTGCTCCGCGAACGCGGCGTCCGAGTACAGCGGGTTGGTGTCGCCGATGGCCTCGGTCCAGTTGTTGATCATGGGTTGGTTCACCGGATCGCGCCCGGCGCGCGGCGCGGACTCGCCGAGCGCGCGGATGCGTTCCGCCGCCGCCAGCACGGCCGCAGTCGTGTCCGCGGTCGTGTCCGGGGCGCTCATCGGGGCACCCGCGGCAGTTGCAGGCCCATGAGTGCGATGAGCTCGCGCTGGATCTCGTTGACGCCGCCGCCGAAGGTGAGCACGAGGTGACGCTTGGCCTGCACGTCGAGCCAGTGCAGCAGCTCCGCCGTGGCGGGATCCGCCGGATCGCCGTGCGTCCCGACCGTCTCCTCGAGCAGCGCGGTGAGGCCCTGGATCCGGTCGGAGCCGAAGACCTTGGTGGCCGAGGCGTCGGCGACGTCGACGGGCCCGCCGGCCTCCGCCGCCGCGACCTGCCAGTTGAGCAGCTCGTTGATGAGCTCCGCCGCGCGCACTCGGGCGAGCGCCTCGGCGACGTCGGGTTCTCCCAGGAGCTCCTGCTCGTGGGCCCAGGCGTCCACCCGGTCGTACAGCGCGCCGATCCGGCCCGACGGGCCGAGCATCACCCGCTCGTGGTTGAGCTGTGTGGTGATGAGCTTCCAGCCCTCGTTCTCCGCGCCGACGAGCATGTCCACCGGCACCCGGACGTCGTTGTAGTAGGTGGCGTTCACGTGGTGCGCGCCGTCGGCGGTGATGATCGGCGTCCAGCTGTAGCCCGGGTCCTTCGTGTCCAGGATGAGGATCGAGATGCCTTTGTGCTTGGGCGCATCGGGGTCGGTGCGGACGGCCATCCACACGTAGTCGGCGTCGTGGCCGCCGGTGGTGAAGATCTTCTGCCCGTTCACCACGTAGTGGTCGCCGTCGCGGACCGCCGTGGTGCGCAGCGAGGCGAGGTCGGTGCCCGCCTCCGGCTCCGTGTAGCCGATCGCGAAATGCACTTCGCCCGAGAGGATCTTCGGCAGGAACGTCGCCTTCTGCTGCTCGGTGCCGAAGGCCTGCAGCGTCGGACCGACGGTCTGCAGCGTCACCGAGGGGAGCTGGACGTCGGCGCGGGCGGCCTCGTTGACGAACAGGTACTGCTCGATCGGCCCGAAGCCCTTCCCGCCGAACTCGGTGGGCCAGCCGACGCCGAGGCGGTCGTCGCGGCCCATGCGCAGCACCACGTCCCGGAAGACGTCCCCGTGGCGCTGCACCAGCATCGCGCTGCGTTCCTCGGGCGTCATGAGGGACGAGAAGTAGTCGCGCAGCTCGGCCTGCAGGGCGCGTTGTGCGGTGGTCAGCGCGAGGAAGCGGCCGTTCTCGTCGGCGCTCGTCGCGTCGTCGCGGTGCGCGGTCGCCAGCGCCCGCACCGTCTGCGGGACGCCGCCGACGAAGCGGGTGAGGTCCTTGATCGTCGAGTAGAACCGGTGCAGCGGGTACGTCGCGTCCACCCCGATGCCGCCGTGCAGGTGATGGCAGGTCCGTACGGCCGACGGCGCCTCCGCGGCCAGCCAGTGCGCCGCGAGCGCGGTCGCCTCGTCGGCGGGGGAGCCGGTGCCGACGCGCCACGCGGCGGAGACCGCGGCCAGGTGCAGCGTGCGGGAGGCGATGTAGACGTCGGCGATCTGCTGTGCCACGGCTTGGAAGGCACCCAGTGGGCGCCCGAACTGCTCGCGCTTACGCAGGTGGTCGACGGTGAGCGCGAGTGCGCCGGCGAGCGCACCGTCGGCGACGGCGGCGGCACCGGTGAGCCCGCACTCCCGGACGAACTGCGCGACGGTCCCGTCGGTCGATCCGCCGAGCACGGCGTCGGCGGGCAGCTCGACGCCCGCGAGGTCGACGGTGCCCTCGGGCGTCCCGGCCGAGGTGGGGCTCGGCACGACGGTGACGCCGGGCGCGGACGCGGGCACCACGAAGACGGCGGCGCCGTCGTCGGTGGCGGCGCTGACCAGCAGATGCGCGGCGTGCTGTGCGTAGCCGACGGCCACCTTCCGGCCGGTGAGGGCCCAGCCGCTCGCGGTGCGCACTGCGCGGGTCGACGGTGCTGCGGGCACGGCGGCCCCGGCCTCTCCGAGTGCACCCACGATCAGGTCGTCGCCGGTCAGGGCGCCGGGGAGCAGCCGCTCGCGCTGCGCGACGGTGCCGTGCGCCGCGACGGGCAGGATGCCCAGCGCGAGTGCGGGGAGCACCGGGGCGCCGATCGCGAGCCGGCCGGCCTCGGTGAGCACCGCGGCGACCTCCTCGGCGCCGAGCCCGGCGCCGCCCAGGCTCTCGGGTGCCGGGAGGCCGAGGAGGTCGGCCCGGGCGAGGTCCGCCCAGGTCGTGCGCCAGGCGTCCCCGGTGTCGGCGCCTCCGCTCTCGCGCGCGGCGGCGTGCCCCAGCACGTCGGCCGCGAGGCCGGCGACGGCCACCTGGTTCTCGTCCGGACGGAAGTCCACGCGCACTCCTGATCTCGATACCGCGTACAAACGGTGAAACGTGTTCTATTTTTAGCAAGTGGAGTGAACGCTCGCAAGCAGTTCGACGAAAGGGTGACCATGCGATTCACGTACGCCGAGGCGATGACGGATCCGTCGTACTACGTCCCGCTCGCGCAGGCTGCGGAGGAGGCCGGCTACCACAGCATGTGCGTCGCCGACAGCATCGCGTATCCCGAGGTCTCCGACTCGAAGTACCCCTACACGCCCGACGGGAGCAGGGAGTTCCTCGACGGCAAGGAATTCGTCGAGACCTTCGTGCTCGCCTCGGCGCTCGCGGCGTCCACGACGACCCTCCGCTTCACCCCGTTCGTGCTCAAGCTGCCGATCCGGCCGCCGGTGCTCGTCGCGAAGCAGGCGGCCTCGCTCGCCTCGATGAGCGGGAACCGCTTCTCGCTCGGCGTCGGGATCAGCCCGTGGCCGGAGGATTTCGAGATCATGGGGGTGCCCTTCGAGCGCCGTGGCAAGCGGATGGACGAGTGCATCGAGATCATCAAGGGGCTCTCGACCGGCGAGTACTTCGAGTACCACGGCGAATTCTTCGACATCCCGTCGATCAAGATCGCCCCGGTGCCCACGGAGCCGCTGCCGATCCTGGTCGGGGGCCACGCCGACGCCGCGCTGCGCCGCGCGGTGCGGTTGTGCGACGGGTGGATGCACGCCGGCGGCGACGGCGAGGAACTCGATCGGATGCTCGCGCGGATCGACGAGCTGCGCGCGGAGCACGACAAGAAGGAGTTCGAGATCCACGTGATCTCGTTGGACGCCTACACGGTCGACGGCATCAAGCGGCTCGAGGACAAGGGCGTCACCGACGTGATCGTCGGCTTCCGGCTGCCCTATCAGGTGGGCCCGGACACCGAGCCGTTGCAGCCGAAGATCGACCACTTGCGCCGCTACGCCGATTCCGTCATCAGCAAGTTCTAGGAGGCTTCCGATGAAAGACGATCACCCCGCCGTCCTGGCGGGCCGCGCCTCACAGGCCGCCGCGAGCGGCCGCCGTAAGAACGAGTGGCTCGATCTGTTCGCCGCCGACGGCGTGGTCGAGGACCCCGTCGGCCCCTCGGGCTTCGATCCCGAGGGCAAGGGGCATCACGGCCGGGAGGAGATCGCGGCGTTCTACGACAAGACGATCGGCGTTGCGGAATCCCTGGAGTTCCTGTTCGACGACGGCTTCGCCTGCGGTGACGAGGTGGCGTTCACCGGGCTCATCCGCACCGTGATCGGCGGGCACGTCATCGACGCGGAGGGCGTGTTCACCTACAAGGTCGACGACGCGGGGAAGATCGTGGCGCTGCGCGCCTTCTGGGAGGTCGATCGCGCCATGGCCACCGCCCGCCCTGTCGACTCCTGAGCACGATGCCGGCCGCGCCCCGGTATCCGGCGCTGGGCTCAGCGTGCGGTGAACACCGCGTCCGCGAGCACGGGGGCGGAGCGCTCCACCGACTCCGCGGTCACCAGGTGCCGATCGCCGTCGCGCCAGATCCGCACGCGCAGTGTCTCGCCCGGGAGCATGATCCCCGCGAACTTCGCCGACCACGAGCCCACCGCGGAGGCGTCGCCGTCGAGCACCGCATCGGTCACGGACTTGGCGACGATCCCGTAGGTGCACAGCCCGTGCAGGATCGGCGCGTAGAAGCCGGCGGCCCGGGCGAACGCGGGATCCGAGTGCAGCGGGTTGCGGTCGCCGCACAGCCGGTAGAGCAGCGCCTGCTGGGGCAGGGTCGGCACGTCGACGGTGACATCGGCGTCCCGGGCCGGTAGCTCGATCCGCTCCGACGGTCCGCGCTCGCCGCCGAATCCGCCTTCGCCGCGCGCGAAGATGGACGACCGGGCGGTCCACAGCGGTTCGCCGGCCCCGTCGACGACCTCGGTCTCCTGCCAGATGACGGCCGCCTTGCCCTTGTCGTGCACGTCGCTGATCCGGGTCCGCGCGGTGGCGGTGCCGGACGCCGGCAGGGGGCGGTGCGCCGTGACCGACTGGCTGCCGTGCACCACTTTGGCGAGGTCGATCTCGACGCCGGGGAACGAGACCTTCGGCGGCTCGGTGGCGTGGAAGTTCTGCGCCACCGTGGCGAAGGTCGGCAGCACGACGGTGTCCTGCTCCGTGGCGTACCGCAGCTCGCGGGCGGCGAGCGGGTCGGCGCCCGCGCCCAGGGCCAGCTGGTAGAGCAGCACGTCCGAGGTGCTCCAGGAGAATTCGGCGGCGCCGAGCTCGGCACCGATCGCGACCGACGGGTCGATGGGCATGGATCTCCCTAGGCGGTAGGTCTGGTGGGGCTATTCGTAGGTGATGTGCACGGTCTGCGTGCGGCGCATCGATTGGCAGGCCAGGATGAGCCCGTCGTCGAGGTCCTCCTGGTCGAGCACCTCGTTGTGGGCGAGCTCGACCTTCCCGTCGACGAGGCGGCAGGCGCAGGCGCTGCACGCGCCCTCGCGGCACGAGTAGGGCGCGTCGATGCCGGCTTCGAGCATCACGTCGAGCAGCTTCTTCTCGGCGGGCCAGGCGAGTTCGGTCGTCGTGCCGTCCAGCTCGACGGTGACGGTACCCCCGTCGTCCGCGGGCGCGCGGGTATCGGCGGTGGGCTCGGGGAGGTCCTCCGCCTCGGCGATCGCGGCCTTCTCCTCCGCCTCCTCCTGCGCGGCCTCCACCTCGAACGGGTTGCGCGGCAGGGAGCGGAACTTCTCGATGTGCACCTCGCGACGGCCCTTCCCGAGCGAGGTCATGGCCTCGGAGACCGCGTCCATGAACGGCCCCGGGCCGCAGACGAAGACCTCGCGGGAGGTGTAGGGCGCGGCGAGCGCGGCGAGGTTCGCGGCGCTGGGCAGGCCCTGCACCGATTCGAGCCAGTGCACCACGACGAGCCGCTCCGGGTACGTCCGGGTCAGCTCGGCGAGCGCGGAGGCGAAGATGACCGACTGCGCATCCCGGTTGGCGTAGATCAGCGCGACGGACCCGGTGCCGGTCTCGAGCACCGAGCGCAGGATCGAGAGGATGGGCGTGATGCCGCTGCCGCCGGCGAACAGCAGCATGTCGACGTCGACCGACTTCGGTGTGAAGATGCCCGCGGGCACCAGCACGTCGATCTCCATGCCGGGGGTGGCGTTGTCGCACAGCCAGTTCGATGCGTATCCGTCCGCGGTGCGTTTGACGGCCACCCGCAGCGGGCCGCCGTCGTGCGGCGCACTGCACAGCGAGTAGCACCGTGCCACCGAGCCGGTCTGCTCGCTCGGCACGCGCAGCGTGAGGAACTGCCCCGGCTTGTAGGTGAACGTCTCCGCCAGCTCGGGGGGCACCTCGAACTCGATGGAGTGCGCGTCGTGCGTCTCCGCGACCACCTTGGCGACGAGTAGGCGGTGGATGCTCACGTGGTCAGATTCTCCTGGTCGGTGTCCGGCGGGGTGGCGTCCGTCGGGACGGGCACCTCGCCGAGTTTGGCGGCGCGCGTGATCGATTCCATGAGCCGCGGGCAGGTGGGTCGCAGGGCGGACCCGGCACCGTCGGCGGCGAAGACCGCGCACTCGCGCGCGGAACCGCACCACTGGATCGACGTCTGCTCCCGGCTGTTCTTGCGGACCTGCACCGCGACGCCGCAGGTGCCGCAGCTGTGCGGGGTGAATCCGTCGGTCAGGAAGCCCTCGCGGTCGGTCACCGTCGACGGCACCGTGACCGGCTCGCCGAACATCGTCACCGTGGGGGACATGGGCTCAGGCCTTCGCCGTCTCGTCGGAGGAGGCCTGCGCGGACGCCTTCTCGGATTCCTGGCGCGCGATGTTCTCCGCCACCTCGGCCTCCCAGGCCTCGACGGCGTGGGTGGTGTCGATCTCGAATTCGAAGCGCTGCGTCATGTCCTCGGTGACGTCGGCGCTGTCGACGTAGAACTGCTCGTACCAGCGGCGGAGCTGGTAGACGGGCCCGTCCTCCTCGCACAGGAGGGGGTTGTCGATGCGGGTCTTGTTCTTCCAGATCTCGACGTCCTGCAGGAAGCCGAGGCCGACGTTCTTGGCGAACTTGCCGGCCAGGTAGTCCGACTTCTCGTCATCGAAGCCGGGCAGCTTCTTGACCTTCACGCCGTACATGAGCTTGAACGAGTGCTGATCGATCGGGTAGTGGCAGTTGATCAGGACGTTCTCGATCTGGAAACCCTTGTAGTCGTTGTGCAGGTAGTTGATCATGTACGACGGCCCGAAGTAGTGCGCCTCGGACTTGAGCAGCACGTCGTCGCCGCCGGAGAGCCCGATGTCGGTGACGTCGTTGCGGCCCTTGGTATCCAGGTACTGCGACGCGATGTGCCCGTCGAAGACGTTCTTGAAGTACGTGGGCAGGCCGTAGTGGATGTAGAAGAAGTGCGGCATGTCGACCACGTTGTCGACGATCTCCCGGCAGTTGCTGCCCTCGATGACGATCTCGTTCCACACCCAGTTCGACCACTCGGGCCCGTCGACGTCACCGTCGATCCTCGGGATGGCGAGTTCCTCCG from Tsukamurella paurometabola includes the following:
- a CDS encoding nuclear transport factor 2 family protein codes for the protein MKDDHPAVLAGRASQAAASGRRKNEWLDLFAADGVVEDPVGPSGFDPEGKGHHGREEIAAFYDKTIGVAESLEFLFDDGFACGDEVAFTGLIRTVIGGHVIDAEGVFTYKVDDAGKIVALRAFWEVDRAMATARPVDS
- a CDS encoding MaoC/PaaZ C-terminal domain-containing protein translates to MPIDPSVAIGAELGAAEFSWSTSDVLLYQLALGAGADPLAARELRYATEQDTVVLPTFATVAQNFHATEPPKVSFPGVEIDLAKVVHGSQSVTAHRPLPASGTATARTRISDVHDKGKAAVIWQETEVVDGAGEPLWTARSSIFARGEGGFGGERGPSERIELPARDADVTVDVPTLPQQALLYRLCGDRNPLHSDPAFARAAGFYAPILHGLCTYGIVAKSVTDAVLDGDASAVGSWSAKFAGIMLPGETLRVRIWRDGDRHLVTAESVERSAPVLADAVFTAR
- a CDS encoding ferredoxin--NADP reductase → MSIHRLLVAKVVAETHDAHSIEFEVPPELAETFTYKPGQFLTLRVPSEQTGSVARCYSLCSAPHDGGPLRVAVKRTADGYASNWLCDNATPGMEIDVLVPAGIFTPKSVDVDMLLFAGGSGITPILSILRSVLETGTGSVALIYANRDAQSVIFASALAELTRTYPERLVVVHWLESVQGLPSAANLAALAAPYTSREVFVCGPGPFMDAVSEAMTSLGKGRREVHIEKFRSLPRNPFEVEAAQEEAEEKAAIAEAEDLPEPTADTRAPADDGGTVTVELDGTTTELAWPAEKKLLDVMLEAGIDAPYSCREGACSACACRLVDGKVELAHNEVLDQEDLDDGLILACQSMRRTQTVHITYE
- a CDS encoding Rieske 2Fe-2S domain-containing protein; translation: MSTNTETAARLIDSGTAPTRYARGWHCLGLLKDFADGEPHAVQAFGTKLVVFAGEDGKVNVLDGYCRHMGGDLTQGTVKGNEIACPFHDWRWGGDGKCKAIPYAKRVPLRARTRTWPTMIENDQLFVWHDVEGSKPPEELAIPRIDGDVDGPEWSNWVWNEIVIEGSNCREIVDNVVDMPHFFYIHYGLPTYFKNVFDGHIASQYLDTKGRNDVTDIGLSGGDDVLLKSEAHYFGPSYMINYLHNDYKGFQIENVLINCHYPIDQHSFKLMYGVKVKKLPGFDDEKSDYLAGKFAKNVGLGFLQDVEIWKNKTRIDNPLLCEEDGPVYQLRRWYEQFYVDSADVTEDMTQRFEFEIDTTHAVEAWEAEVAENIARQESEKASAQASSDETAKA